The window CAGAGCAAGAACATGATAATAACGTATTTGGCGGTGTTATCCTTGACAATCCACATTTTCTTGTCGTGGCTTTTAACCGTGAAGTATCACTATGGTATAACTGGTGCAATGGTGTCCACTATCTTGGCCTACTGGATTCCAAACATCGGCCAGCTAATTTTTGTCACTTGTGGAGGATGCCCTGAAACTTGGACTGGCTTTTCAACCTTAGCCTTCAAAGATCTTTGGCCAGTTATCAAATTTTCCATGTCATCCGGTGCCATGCTCTGGTAAGGCTTTACAACTTTATTCAAGAGACTCAAACTTGCATAAAACACCATTAAGTTTACTGTTCATTATGCAGTCCTCATTCTACATCTTTAATTTCCTTGTTTCTTTTGGTGATAGTCTTGAGCTCTGGTACAATGCCATACTTATCCTTTTGACTGGAAATTTGAAGAATGCTAGAGTCGCGGTTGATGCTCTTTCGATCTGGTATTATTCAATCTGACCTCGTATTAATCTTGTAACCTCAGCTTCATCATATAATAACTATTGCTTCTGTCTTGTAGCCTTAACATCAATGGCTGGGAAATGATGATATCGCTTGGTTTCTTGGCTGCCGCAAGGTATGAAACTTTGCTTCAACCTATTGGTAACCCAACTTGTATTAGACTAGAGGAACTCGTTTTTAATGGATCATCTTCCCACTCTTTGTCATAGTGTACGGGTCTCAAATGAGCTTGGAAGGGGGGACCCTAAAGCTGCAAAGTTTTCTGTTGTGAATATTGTCGTAACTTCAACGTGCATAGGACTAGTgctttttgtatttttcctATTCTTCCGTGGACGTCTAGCTTACATATTCACAAACGAAGAAGATGTGGCTGTGGAAGTTGCTCACTTGTCTCCTCTGCTGGCATTCTCAATTCTCATGAATAGTGTTCAACCAGTTCTTTCTGGTGAGGCCTATAATCTTCTTTGCTGATTCACCACATCTTACTGAATAGGAAATCTTTAACAATTGAAGAATGTTTTCGACTGAACAGGTGTCGCAGTTGGGGCTGGGTGGCAGAGCATTGTGGTATACGTCAACCTAGGATGTTATTACTTGATAGGAATTCCTATCGGGGTCGTGCTGGGTTATCTCATCAAGCTGGAAGTCGAGGTGAGTTTCCATATCCCGTTGATCCCCATATAATGagtcatattaattttaataatgttgTATATAGGGAGTGTGGATTGGAATGCTGGTGGGGACGTTGTTTCAAACTATAGTACTAATGATCATAACCACGAGAACAGATTGGGAGAAACAGGTACACTACTTCTACTCCCAGTTTCATAACAATCGGATTGGAAGTTGCTCATATGTCGCCTCTTCCGCAATTCTGCAGGTCTCAGCTGCACGGACGAGACTGAAACGGTTTTTCGTGGAAGATCAACCAAATGATGGGTCATCGGCCTGATGTATCTTATTTTAACCCAGTCTCATTCAGTATTCCATATATTTTTGTCCCTTTATGCTCTATGAAtgttcatcatcttcttttaTTGCATTGATTAGTAATGATGGGTTTCTGGGATTTGGAGTCGTTCTTCTTTCTGGAATATGTGTTGAATCATATACTCTCATGCGGGACGCATCTTTCCATAttccaaaggaaaaaaaggtaTACTTCATATACTAGCTAGAAAGGTAAATTAAttcttttgaataaaataatcatacaaaatgcattaaaatatatactctaataccttctcaaatacaaTTTTCCTTATTAAACGATTTTTCATGAAGGTAAATACGATAGTtattctataatattttaatccGGTCGCATTCCCTAGAATTGgcaatcaatatttttgagTTGAAATCACTCATGTTGGAAGGGTAGGTtgccatttttctattttaaaatagaaaattaatgcCGTTTTCAACTTTCGTTATTTGATTTGAACGAACTCGACTACTACTTCGTCAGCCTCCAATGGTCCAACCACAAGTTGcaaattatgaaattgttttaatGCATTAATAAATGCGCAACAAAATTTCCATTGCATTAAAGTTTAAGAATATTACgtgttttgataaaaataaagtattactactacatacttatatatatttatatcactCTGACGAACAGCATACTACATTGCCAGATGctcgaattttcaatttccttCAAATAATTAGTACTTTTGTAAAGCTTATTGAATATGGACACAAATATAGCCTCACAACCATGTACCCAAGAATTATGTTGTCGgtataaaaaaacaacaaatagtgaacttcaaaaatggtccctgtactatgagtttatctcgaaaatggtccctggactttaaaaatatcaccagtagttcctggactaagggttaatatcaaaaacggtattttgagacgaaaatgcccttttgaggggttttgagggtttgggcaatttggtctttttacaacgtttttaacatttttaaatctgatattattttagttatgtactaaatctgatattatttcaaaattatcattcttcttcccttttgtcatccttcactttgtttctttatttcaatattagatttaattttacaaaattaaattttaaattttaatttttaaatatcaataaaaatttttaattaaaactattaattcatggacactataaatattgattaaaactattaNNNNNNNNNNNNNNNNNNNNNNNNNNNNNNNNNNNNNNNNNNNNNNNNNNNNNNNNNNNNNNNNNNNNNNNNNNNNNNNNNNNNNNNNNNNNNNNNNNNNaaaaaatgactcaactatccTGAGAACATAGTAAGAACATATTCTAAActtatctatatatatgaattaagTAGTACGGTATTAATTTTGTCATTAACGTACTACATTAAATGCACTGAGGAAAAGTAGTAAgaacaaattataaatttagctataaatatgaattaagtagtacagtattatttgttgtaaagtaaatcatgcatttattttttggtaaaagaataagagagattgaaagaaaaagtgattgtgGTAttgttagtaaaaaaattgaactcaTCCTATAAATACGAAAAAActtgctaaaaataaaaggtgaTTAATTTTGTGGAAGACTCCAAAATAGAAGAGAAAGACAATAGTCTTTGAGATTAACTTTCATTGCTCACAAAATAGAACAGAAAGAAAATAGTCTTTGCTCACAAAATCTAAagttaaataaacaaaattttcattgcTCACAAAAACCAATTAGATGTCTAGACTCTAGAGAGAGAACCCTAAAAGTAAAACCTCCTAATTAGATTTATATGAATATTCATAAGTCACTATCATATTGACCATGCATTACtttataaaaaagttagtaacGAAATGGATCCAGTAAAACTAAAAGTCATCGATTAGAAAAGTAGTCCCTGAACTATAAATTTATCTCGTTCATAGttcttggattttaaaaatattattagacaTTTCTGGACTAAAGGTTTATCTCaaaaatggtcatttttcactatttttggTCGAAAAAACCCTTTTGGAGGGTTTTGGGGGTTTGGacaatttgatctttttacatttttaacattttaaatctgataatATTTCAGTTAtatactaaatctgatattgtttcaaaattatcattcttcttcccttttgtcatccttcactttgtttttttatttcaatattaaatttaattttataaaattaaattttaaattccaatttttaaatatcaataaatttttttaattaaaactattaattcatggacacaataaaaattgattaaaactattaatttttgttatttaatactccataatattcagctgaattgaagaagtacaaaaaaataatattaatcatgatggaaaaataagagctattcaATTTAGCCTTCATTCGATTGTTATAATTGCatgtaattgaatattatgaagttgactaaaaatttgatcctactaaaaattttatataggagtatttttgttgaaattttctagtaaattttgattgttttcaaattaataaacgaaaattatattagtcttatattagatgcatatttatttcagaataaatcgtgttatatgatctatttatgattaaagctattaaagtacttgattaaaactaaggcgttgtcgtaccttattgattaaatattagacactatcaaatattgattatgactattaatttttgttatttaataatttttataattaaattttttttattgatatttaaaaattgaaatttaaaatataattttgtaaaattaaatataatattgaaataaagaagcaaagtgaatgacaaaagggaagaagaatgatagtTTTGAagtaatatcagatttagtacaaaactgaaataatatcagatttaaaatgttaacagatttaaaatgttaaaagaccaaattgccccgACCCCCCAAAATCCCCCAAGAGGGTATTTTCGACcgaaaacaatgaaaaatgaccattttcgagataaacccttagtccagggatgtctggcgatatttttaaagtccagggactatggacGAGATAAACTCATAGTCTAGGAACCATTTTTGTAGctcattcaaaataaaattatttgcctGAATTGAGAATGACAAATGAGTGCAGTGGCGAAGCCACGTTGGAGCCAGGGGGGCCCCTAGTCCcccatcaatttatttttttatttttattttttttgtcgaTTTGTCGattgagtatatatattatatgcaaACTACACTAAAAGTATAGTATTTCTGGTGCAGTTGGTATGAGGTGTAACGCAGAGGTCACAAGTTCAAATCTCTGTTAAATTATCCAAAtccttgtcccacatcggcttggtaaTGATCCTaacttctctatataagtatGGACAACCCCCTACCCTATGAGACctttttaaggggtgagtggcccatttctaatatggtatcagagcagggcccaagtcgatgatggtttatctctttatctcttcacttgcctacccacgtgatggaagtccgatgtgtcattccaGCCCACACGTGAGGAGGCATGGTAAATTCTCCAAAtccttgtcccacatcggtttGGTGATAATCCTAGCTTCtttatataagtgtggataaccctcccctcTTTGAGACCTTTTAAGAGATGAGTGGCCTATTTCTAATATTCTGCGCGACATAATCCTCTTTTTCTACATATGCtagtgttttttttctcttttctttattctaatatgcatatttctctttttctacatatgcttgtttttttctcttttctttattctaATGCAATATTACTATTCTAATTCTCTCcgctttttattttcttgaacatGCTTtctatttgttatttttcacaccaataattatgttaattttaaatctttgcCACTTCATAATTGAAAATCCGTTTCCATCTATGCATCTATGCTGTTCttacataaaaattgaaaaaaaatattaaaaactaattattttgaGCTTCTGATATCACCGACATCGAATGAACTCTATAACTATTAATAGTGACTTGGAGGGCGTCATAAAAATTCTAGCTTCGCCACTGAATGCACAAAAATGATACAACTAGAAACAAATGaacgattttttatttttttttctaataagaTTCTAACTAGATTTTGCATTTGTTTAGTAAAAGAGaattacattttaatatcTATGTTTTTATCACTTACACATATATAGTTCccaaactttaaaaatatcattacaCGTGTTTTAACTTTGACATAAttatactttttcatttttctgaaACTTTTTTGGACCATAAAGGCTATTTTGATCACTtgtcacttttctttataaaatatcattacACGTGTTTTAACTTTGACATAAttatactttttcatttttctgaaACTTTTTTGGACCATAAAGCTATTTTGAtcacttttcacttttctttattttatatccaTTATTATcgatcaaaatttaaatatattgacattatttttaaaaattgtagtgcataaatatgcaaatcacaaaatataaaatctagTACTGTTAATAGGGAAGGAACAGCCATGGCTCGtttggaataaataaaaataatattgacgtatataattcatatatcTCCAGGTAATTTCCGCCGTCATCCCTAGAATCGGTTAATATTTTTGGGTCGTTGAAGTTACTCAATTATGTATGGTTGGCTGccttttatctattttgaaattgtaggaaattaagttttaaatttcgatatttttatttaatttaattcatctaCTGCCTTGCAACAACTTCGTCAGTCTACAACCACAAGTTGCGTATTGAAGTAATAAAAGTGCAACAACATCTAGATCGCATAATTGACTAAAGTCTCTTTTTGGTCTTTAACATACGatcaactttttaattttgttccataacattatcttttagattatttggtccttaacaaataaaaatcagtCACATTTGGTCCGAAAGTGACGGAGCTGTTAAAAATTAACGgtcaacaaattttaaatcaaatttaactgGATTAAgagttttaattatgtttaattaatatctaatAACTAATTAACCAATATctgaaaaattacaaaattttaagtaaataataataataataactattacaaaattaaattaaacataaaatatataacaaaagaaaatgaaatagtgaAATTTCCCAATCTCTCTCAATCGCGAAATCGCGTTAATCTCTCAATCTCTCTCACTTTGCACACCGGCGAAATCTCCCAAACAAGCACCacaacaaagaaacaaaatccaTACATCACAATACTACGTAATTTCTCTATTGCCCTATTATCCTCCTCGATTGATgacaaaatcaaactaaaactCTCACATTCGGTGCATTGAAGAAGTCACGGCGTCGTCTTCGTCGATTGGCTCACACCACTTGAAAAATTGGCAATCTTTTCTCTCACAAACAAAAGTATAGCTTCCCCCTTGTTGGTTTTTCATAGGGGTTGACGATTCGGAGTGAAGCCCGACTCTTGCAATGGCAAAATTCGTTCCGGAATCGGAGGTCACGTCCACCGCCACTTCCACCGGTCTCTGTTGTAGTTCGAACGGTCCATAGTTGGCGAGTTTGGGTTACTTGATGTTCTTCCAAGAACTAGGGTTTTGTCTCCAAAAGAAacgatgaagaagatgaaaaaagaataataagaATGTAAACTTATTCTAGgttttttaaatgatacaaGCAATtccttttaataaaaataatttcaaaaaaaattagaatttatttgaaaaagaaaaaaatttctaatttttaaaactcttaATTAGgtcaaaattgatttaaaattcgTCGACTGTTAATTTTTAACAGCTCTATTCATTTCGAACCAAATGTGACGAATTTGTATTTGTTAAgaaccaaataattcaaaagataatgttatggatcaaaataaaaaaattgtcatatgTTAAGGACTAAAAAAAGACATTTACTCCATGCAgtttaagaattaaaataaaaagtagtactctTCGATCTTCatattacatttatattaatctgACTAACAAAACACCATATTTTCCTATTGTTTTAAAAAGGTTTTGAATaagttttactttttcatataaaaatatcctcGCATGTAATAATGTTGTCGGGCCAAGATTAAATCAATTGGGGTCACCTAAAGAAAACCAATAATATACGGAGCCTTAATTCACGACTCTTTAATTTGCTATAAATGAtgagaatttttttactatacaAAAACCTAAGTAATTAATACCTTACAATTAGTGtcatatcaaattaatgtagataattcttactctctctttcaattaaattaagttaaatTTTTAGATATAAAGATTAAGAATTGAAAAggtatgaaaaataaaaagagaataaaataggtaataaaataaagtaaaagtgattgtgtattttatttttttttgtcaaaaaaaataataataaaggaatgtgatcaaatgcaaactccaAATATCgtacaaatttcaaactatgatctaaactgttaaaaaatgtcaatagatgacaaaataacagcaacagaaaatatcaacacagtgtcaacggttgatACCGTATTGATATTGCGTTGAAATTatgttgacatcaaaatcttgaaattttacactgtgttgacgccgtgttaattttatattgaaaagttTGGAGCTTGTAGTTTGTAATGTAGTTtacatcccaaaaaaaatattatgattcAACCTAATTGTAACGGGGAAGCACGTTAAAAGTGCCTATAATTAtgttcttttataaaataattgcatCTATGCCATCACAATAATTCAGTAACATACTACTGTCGTCGTATTTAAGCGTcaataattcatcaaataCACGtggatttaataatttagaattgtGTCAACCTCATTCCTATCTACTCAAAAATGGATATCACgctgagaaaaaaaaaatgtagtaaGATCTGATTGTAATCTTCTAGCAATAATAAAGTACTTCCTCGTCCCGAGgaaggaagatgacccatttctTGGGCGGTACGGGATTttgtgcaaatttattttgtgtgttgagaggagagagtaaagtaagagaactataataaaatagagataaatgtgtttctattttaagtaatgagttattttagttgggacaaactaaaaagcaaagggagtcatcttcaataagacatagggagtattaattaacattCATTTATATCGAGGAGAcgaggagtattaaatttataagattATAAAAAGTACTGTAtacatttttatgaaaaattggCAAGTGCAGAAATGCATCTGCAATCTCCAGTTGAGCTTGAGAGTATTGGGAAAGCTACTGCATGAGTAGAGCATTGCAGAATTATTAGTCCACGAAGCTCACTACCCTCCCTACACGTATACCATCTCTCTATCGTTAATCTCAATATGACTGATTTTTTCTTCCCCGAATCTACTTTTTTCAACCGTTTTTTAATTCCCAGGTTTTAATTTCTGCTGGAATCAACAAAAGTTTCGATTTTGAGCTTGTTGGTGAGTAAATGGAAGGCGATCCTCGAGAGGCGCTGGTGAAGCCGGTTGAAGAAGAGGAGGTTGACTTGAAGACGAAGCTATGGGTGGAGAACAAGAAGATGTGGGTAGTCGCTGCACCGGCCATTTTCACTCGATTTTCCACCTTTGGAATAAATGTCATCAGCCAAGCATTTGTTGGCCACATCGGTGCTACTGAGCTTGCTGCCTATGCTCTCGTTTTCACTCTCCTTACTCGATTTGCCAACGGATTGCTGGTATTTTTTCACCTTCATacccttttcttttctaggAAATACTAGTGTGTGtctgtgagtgtgtgtgtgtgtgtgtgtgtgttaacAAGTCAACATAAGCATTAGTTTGGCTTTTTATTTGGGATTTTTCTTTAATCTTCAGCCCTCTGAAGTTCAATTGATGTGATACTGATGTTCAATTGATGCTTAGTTATCAAGAATTCTTTGTTTGAGATTAATGAATTGCTTGGTGAATGAGAGTGTGTGTTTAATTGAGTGATAATATATATGGTTCTTGAGGGGCAAAGTATGAGTTCAATCTAGGAAACCAAGACCATGTAATATTAGTTCGGATTTCGGATTTGCAGTTGGGAGCGGCCAATGGATTGGAAACGCTATGCGGGCAAGCTTATGGCGCGAGGCAGTATCACATGCTTGGAATATATCTCCAAAGATCATggattgttttgattttccTCACCACTGCACTAGTGCCTGTCTATATTTTTGCAACCCCTATCCTGATAGCCCTAGGGCAGGATGAAGTTATTGCGAAAGAGGCGGGGAAGATCGCCCTCTGGTTCATCCCGGTCATATACTCTTACATCCTGTCATTTACCTGCCAGATGTACTTACAAGCGCAGAGCAAGAACATGATAATAACGTATTTGGCGGTGTTATCCTTGACAATCCACATTTTCCTGTCGTGGCTTTTAACTGTGAAGTATCATTTTGGTATACCTGGTGCAATGGTGTCCACTATCTTGGCCTACTGGATTCCAAACATCGGCCAGCTAATTTTTGTCACTTGCGGAGGATGCCGTGAAACTTGGAATGGCTTTTCGACCTTAGCCTTCAAAGATCTTTGGCCAGTTATCAAATTTTCCATGTCATCCGGTGCCATGCTCTGGTAAGGCTTTGCAAAAGATTTAAGAGCTCAAACTTGCATATGCAGGAATGATTTTTGATGATTAAGCATTTCGTATATCAAAAACCGAGGATTTtcatggaagtttatgttcaTTATGCAGTCCTCATTCTACATCTTTAATTTCCTTGTTTCTTTTGGTGATAGTCTTGAGCTCTGGTACAATGCCATACTTATCCTTTTGACTGGAAATTTGAAGAATGCTAGAGTCGCGGTTGATGCTCTTTCGATCTGGTATTATTCAATCTGACCTCGTATTAATCTTGTAACCTCAGCTTCATCATATAATAACTATTGCTTCTGTCTTGTAGCCTTAACATCAATGGCTGGGAAATGATGATATCGCTTGGTTTCTTGGCTGCCGCAAGGTATGAAACTTTGCTTCAAC is drawn from Salvia hispanica cultivar TCC Black 2014 chromosome 6, UniMelb_Shisp_WGS_1.0, whole genome shotgun sequence and contains these coding sequences:
- the LOC125191801 gene encoding protein DETOXIFICATION 21-like, whose translation is MECDPREALVKPVEEEEVDLKTKLWVENKKMWVVAGPAIFTRFSTFGINVISQAFVGHIGATELAAYALVFTLLTRFANGLLLGAANGLETLCGQAYGARQYHMLGIYLQRSWIVLICLTTALVPVYIFATPILIALGQDEVIAKEAGKIALWFIPVIYSFIVSFTCQMYLQAQSKNMIITYLAVLSLTIHIFLSWLLTVKYHYGITGAMVSTILAYWIPNIGQLIFVTCGGCPETWTGFSTLAFKDLWPVIKFSMSSGAMLCLELWYNAILILLTGNLKNARVAVDALSICLNINGWEMMISLGFLAAASVRVSNELGRGDPKAAKFSVVNIVVTSTCIGLVLFVFFLFFRGRLAYIFTNEEDVAVEVAHLSPLLAFSILMNSVQPVLSGVAVGAGWQSIVVYVNLGCYYLIGIPIGVVLGYLIKLEVEGVWIGMLVGTLFQTIVLMIITTRTDWEKQVSAARTRLKRFFVEDQPNDGSSA
- the LOC125192199 gene encoding protein DETOXIFICATION 21-like produces the protein MEGDPREALVKPVEEEEVDLKTKLWVENKKMWVVAAPAIFTRFSTFGINVISQAFVGHIGATELAAYALVFTLLTRFANGLLLGAANGLETLCGQAYGARQYHMLGIYLQRSWIVLIFLTTALVPVYIFATPILIALGQDEVIAKEAGKIALWFIPVIYSYILSFTCQMYLQAQSKNMIITYLAVLSLTIHIFLSWLLTVKYHFGIPGAMVSTILAYWIPNIGQLIFVTCGGCRETWNGFSTLAFKDLWPVIKFSMSSGAMLCLELWYNAILILLTGNLKNARVAVDALSICLNINGWEMMISLGFLAAASVRVSNELGRGDPKAAKFSIVNVVVTSTSIGLVLFVFFLFFRGRLAYIFTNEEDVAVEVAHLSPLLAFSILLNSVQPVLSGVAVGAGWQSIVVYVNLGCYYLIGIPIGVVLGYVIKLEVEGVWIGMLMGTLVQTIVLVIITKRTDWDKQVSAARTRLNRFFVNDQPNDGSSA